A region from the uncultured Sunxiuqinia sp. genome encodes:
- the rho gene encoding transcription termination factor Rho, which translates to MYDIIELSKKLVPELKEIAKELNIKKVESYKKQDLIYKILDTQAIIASEKKSEPQKKEKGSRSKANTGAPTKQDNKDSQNQESNKNPEPKKRKRATVVKASSFFDKSKKTGDQGKPPTDPQSDVPKDKTIEVKKDKHQQSKPTVVKKIDKSQDQGAKEHKKAPDTQQQPQQRKPKQSKWDNNQPHSKKHGNSGADKSYEFEGIITNSGVLEIMPDGYGFLRSSDYNYLNSPDDTYVSQSQIKLFGLKTGDTVTGTIRPPKEGEKYFPLIKVVEINGRTPDYIRDRVPFDHLTPLFPTEKFNITGNGHDNISTRVVDLFAPIGKGQRGLIVAQPKTGKTMLLKEIANAIAANHPEVFMIVLLIDERPEEVTDMSRSVNGEVIASTFDEPADRHVRVAGMVLEKAKRMVECGHDVVILLDSITRLARAYNTVAPASGKVLSGGVDANALHKPKRFFGAARNIEEGGSLTILSTALTETGSKMDDVIFEEFKGTGNMELQLDRRLSNKRIFPAVDIVSSSTRREDVLMSKGMMDKIWILRNYLADMNSLEAMDFIKTRLMRTDSIEEFLISMNSE; encoded by the coding sequence ATGTATGACATTATTGAATTAAGCAAAAAGTTGGTTCCCGAATTAAAGGAAATCGCTAAGGAGCTTAACATTAAGAAAGTAGAATCCTACAAAAAACAAGACCTGATTTATAAAATACTAGATACTCAGGCAATTATTGCTTCTGAAAAAAAATCAGAACCGCAAAAAAAAGAAAAAGGGTCCAGAAGTAAAGCCAATACCGGCGCCCCTACAAAGCAAGACAATAAAGACTCTCAGAATCAAGAGAGTAATAAAAACCCAGAGCCTAAAAAGCGTAAACGAGCAACGGTTGTAAAGGCGTCCTCATTCTTTGACAAGTCGAAGAAAACAGGCGATCAAGGAAAACCTCCTACAGACCCTCAATCTGACGTTCCCAAGGATAAGACAATAGAAGTCAAGAAAGACAAACATCAGCAGTCTAAGCCTACGGTTGTAAAAAAAATAGATAAATCACAGGATCAAGGAGCAAAGGAACATAAAAAAGCTCCTGATACACAACAGCAACCGCAGCAACGGAAACCCAAACAATCCAAATGGGACAATAACCAACCGCATAGTAAGAAACATGGAAATTCAGGGGCGGATAAATCATATGAATTTGAAGGTATTATCACCAATTCCGGCGTTCTGGAGATTATGCCTGATGGCTATGGTTTCCTGCGCTCATCTGACTATAATTATCTGAACTCTCCGGACGACACCTATGTTTCTCAATCTCAGATTAAACTATTTGGCCTAAAAACAGGAGATACAGTAACCGGCACAATTCGCCCTCCCAAAGAAGGTGAAAAATATTTCCCGCTTATTAAAGTAGTCGAAATCAATGGAAGAACTCCTGATTACATTAGAGACCGTGTTCCATTCGACCATTTGACTCCACTTTTCCCTACTGAGAAATTCAATATCACAGGAAATGGACACGACAATATCTCAACACGGGTTGTTGATTTATTCGCTCCAATCGGGAAAGGACAGCGTGGTTTAATTGTGGCTCAACCCAAAACGGGTAAAACCATGTTATTAAAAGAAATTGCAAATGCAATTGCCGCTAACCATCCGGAAGTGTTCATGATCGTACTATTGATCGATGAACGTCCGGAAGAAGTTACCGATATGTCAAGAAGCGTCAATGGAGAGGTAATCGCATCAACTTTTGACGAACCAGCCGACCGCCATGTTCGTGTAGCCGGAATGGTATTGGAAAAAGCTAAGCGTATGGTTGAATGTGGTCATGATGTGGTCATTCTACTTGACTCGATTACTCGTCTTGCTCGTGCGTACAACACGGTTGCACCGGCTTCAGGTAAAGTATTGTCGGGTGGTGTTGATGCTAACGCTTTGCACAAACCGAAACGCTTTTTTGGAGCAGCCCGAAATATTGAAGAAGGAGGTTCATTAACCATTCTTTCAACAGCATTGACCGAAACCGGATCTAAAATGGATGACGTTATCTTCGAAGAATTTAAAGGAACTGGTAACATGGAATTGCAACTCGACCGCAGATTGTCGAACAAACGCATCTTCCCAGCTGTGGATATTGTTTCTTCAAGTACACGCCGCGAAGACGTACTAATGTCTAAAGGAATGATGGATAAAATATGGATCTTGCGTAACTATCTGGCTGACATGAACTCATTGGAAGCAATGGATTTCATTAAAACACGTCTGATGCGCACAGATTCGATTGAAGAATTCTTGATTTCGATGAATAGCGAATGA
- a CDS encoding sigma-54 dependent transcriptional regulator: protein MINILIIDDDVTFCLMLQTLLEKNKYRVTTVFSPIEAKRIIQEKEFDIVMTDLRMPDMSGMDLIRLIKNQAPASQIIMMTGYADIATAIESIKKGAFNYIPKPLNPDEVLNVIKEALQAASNKTATSVNESKRETTSDYKEGVSRPSRKLNQHIELVAPTPMSVLITGESGTGKEYVARLIHNKSKRSDKPFVAIDCGAIPKELVASEFFWHVKGSFTGAIGDKVGSFEAASGGTLFLDEVGNLPYNTQIQLLRVLQERKIKPVGSNKDVIVDVRIIAATNENLTDAQESGDFREDLYHRLNEFQINVPPLRDRKQDIMLFAHYFLEQANHYLEKDVEDFDKRLEEVFMNYGWPGNLREMKNIVKRATLLAQGKQITLKEIPDELYNGPGSDQFALYRKENERQVIRRALEAANYNKSQAARLLKVDRKTLYNKIKAYQIELPEKNKT from the coding sequence ATGATAAACATTCTAATTATAGACGACGATGTTACTTTTTGTTTAATGTTGCAAACTTTGCTAGAAAAGAATAAGTACCGCGTAACAACTGTTTTTTCACCCATTGAAGCCAAACGGATTATTCAGGAAAAAGAGTTTGACATTGTCATGACTGATCTTCGGATGCCGGATATGAGCGGAATGGATCTGATTCGGTTAATCAAAAATCAGGCACCCGCTTCCCAGATTATCATGATGACAGGTTATGCTGATATCGCCACCGCTATTGAGTCCATCAAAAAAGGAGCATTTAATTATATCCCCAAACCTTTGAATCCGGATGAAGTGTTGAACGTAATAAAAGAGGCATTACAGGCTGCAAGCAATAAAACAGCCACGTCGGTCAACGAAAGCAAAAGGGAGACGACATCTGATTATAAAGAAGGAGTCAGCCGTCCATCACGAAAATTAAATCAACATATTGAATTGGTGGCGCCCACTCCCATGTCGGTGCTTATTACCGGGGAAAGTGGTACCGGTAAAGAATACGTTGCCCGATTGATTCACAATAAGAGCAAACGCTCTGACAAACCTTTTGTGGCGATTGATTGTGGCGCGATTCCCAAAGAGTTGGTTGCCAGCGAGTTTTTTTGGCATGTCAAAGGATCATTTACCGGCGCGATTGGCGATAAAGTAGGAAGTTTTGAAGCGGCCAGTGGAGGAACCTTATTTTTAGATGAAGTCGGAAATCTTCCGTATAACACGCAAATTCAGTTATTACGGGTATTGCAAGAGCGAAAGATAAAACCTGTTGGAAGCAATAAGGACGTAATCGTGGATGTTCGGATTATTGCTGCAACCAATGAAAATCTGACCGATGCGCAAGAAAGCGGTGATTTCCGCGAAGACCTTTATCATCGGTTGAACGAGTTTCAGATTAATGTGCCACCCTTGCGAGATAGAAAGCAAGATATTATGCTTTTTGCACACTACTTTTTGGAGCAGGCAAATCACTATTTAGAAAAAGATGTTGAGGACTTTGACAAAAGACTGGAAGAGGTGTTCATGAATTACGGTTGGCCGGGTAATTTGCGTGAGATGAAAAATATAGTCAAACGAGCAACCTTGTTGGCTCAAGGTAAGCAAATCACCCTGAAGGAAATTCCAGATGAACTGTATAACGGGCCGGGAAGTGACCAATTCGCCCTGTATCGCAAAGAAAATGAACGCCAGGTTATTCGACGGGCACTGGAAGCGGCAAATTATAATAAAAGCCAAGCTGCACGATTGCTGAAGGTTGATCGGAAAACCTTGTACAATAAAATTAAGGCTTACCAGATTGAGCTTCCTGAAAAGAATAAGACCTAA
- a CDS encoding DUF190 domain-containing protein, which produces MGASYSIHEIKIFALSSHLPIVVEIVDEKSKIGVFSKQVSELIGDSKKGALVTIQDVDVVEYKSGENIVSLKSPRMAYVYW; this is translated from the coding sequence TTGGGGGCCAGCTATTCCATTCATGAAATTAAAATATTTGCCTTGTCCAGTCATTTGCCTATTGTTGTCGAGATTGTTGATGAAAAGAGTAAAATTGGTGTATTTTCAAAGCAGGTAAGTGAATTAATTGGTGATTCGAAAAAGGGAGCATTGGTGACCATTCAGGATGTGGATGTGGTAGAATACAAATCGGGAGAAAATATAGTCAGTTTAAAAAGTCCTAGAATGGCTTACGTGTATTGGTAA
- a CDS encoding phosphoribosylaminoimidazolesuccinocarboxamide synthase: MTQALTKTDFNFPKQKSVYHGKVRDVYNIDDEYLVMIVSDRISAFDVVLPEGIPFKGQVLNQIAEKFLDATSDIVPNWKIATPDPNVTVGHHCEPFKVEMVIRGYLTGHAWREYRDGKRTLCGVPMPEGMIENQKFAEPILTPTTKADEGHDEDISREAIIEQGLVNKEEYELLEDYTRKLFQRGTEIAAEKGLILVDTKYEFGKKDGKIYLIDEIHTPDSSRYFYAEGYEERQQKGEKQKQLSKEFVRQWLIENSFQGKEGQQIPVMDAAFVSSVSERYIELFEKITGDNFQKSDVDAIQSRIKKNVIDFLSAL, from the coding sequence ATGACGCAAGCATTAACAAAAACAGATTTTAACTTTCCCAAGCAAAAAAGTGTATACCACGGAAAAGTCAGAGATGTTTATAATATCGACGACGAGTATTTAGTCATGATCGTGTCTGATCGTATTTCAGCCTTCGATGTGGTTTTACCCGAAGGAATTCCGTTCAAAGGTCAGGTATTAAATCAGATCGCCGAAAAATTTTTGGATGCGACATCAGACATTGTTCCCAACTGGAAAATTGCAACTCCTGATCCGAATGTGACTGTTGGGCACCATTGCGAACCTTTTAAAGTAGAAATGGTAATTCGTGGCTACTTAACTGGCCATGCCTGGCGCGAATACCGTGATGGCAAACGCACATTGTGCGGAGTCCCAATGCCCGAAGGAATGATTGAAAACCAAAAGTTTGCAGAGCCAATTTTAACACCAACCACCAAAGCAGATGAAGGTCATGATGAAGATATTTCGCGCGAAGCCATCATTGAGCAAGGATTAGTGAATAAAGAGGAGTACGAACTACTCGAAGATTACACTCGTAAATTGTTCCAACGTGGTACAGAGATCGCTGCCGAAAAGGGATTAATTTTGGTTGATACCAAATATGAATTCGGTAAAAAAGATGGCAAAATCTACTTGATTGACGAAATTCACACGCCAGACTCGAGTCGCTATTTTTATGCCGAGGGTTACGAAGAACGCCAGCAAAAAGGTGAAAAACAAAAGCAACTTTCAAAAGAATTTGTGCGCCAGTGGCTGATTGAAAATAGCTTTCAGGGAAAAGAAGGACAGCAAATTCCTGTGATGGATGCAGCTTTTGTCAGCTCAGTGTCGGAACGATACATTGAGTTATTTGAAAAGATCACAGGCGACAACTTCCAAAAATCAGACGTAGATGCGATCCAATCTCGCATTAAAAAGAATGTAATTGATTTTTTATCAGCATTATAA
- a CDS encoding VOC family protein — MQPIIDHIQITVKDLKVAEKFYDKFLPIIGFDIKNKVSAFIEEHDFHVVEYTHKQLAFAITSPRQAFKNDTVHRRKPGALHHLTFKAESRAEVDQAYSELQRIGAVIVSGPQVHPEYGENYYAVYFKDMENMKYEIVCNCVIKKGLHDS; from the coding sequence ATGCAACCAATAATCGATCACATTCAAATCACCGTCAAGGACCTAAAGGTCGCTGAGAAATTTTACGACAAGTTTCTGCCAATAATCGGATTCGACATCAAAAACAAAGTCAGTGCATTTATCGAAGAGCACGATTTTCATGTTGTTGAGTATACTCACAAACAATTGGCTTTTGCGATAACTTCGCCAAGACAGGCTTTTAAAAATGACACGGTGCATCGTAGGAAACCCGGAGCCTTGCATCATTTAACTTTTAAGGCCGAATCGCGCGCCGAAGTTGATCAGGCTTATTCTGAATTGCAGAGGATTGGGGCTGTCATTGTTTCCGGACCCCAAGTACACCCAGAGTACGGTGAAAACTATTACGCTGTTTACTTTAAAGATATGGAGAATATGAAGTATGAAATTGTGTGCAATTGTGTCATAAAAAAAGGGCTTCACGATTCGTGA
- a CDS encoding tetratricopeptide repeat-containing sensor histidine kinase — protein sequence MLKRRLLFLVILCVPFCWKTKAEEFSRADSVELTSEFNLLEKLLTRNLDSVVIISNEIIQETAVQDSLPLLLEAMIYQGKAYYNLGRKDTSYTILSRVLEQAQTTGNRLIEIKTRTQIASNLQDDYQFEKAIKHLIGAERLLKNSDLIDLRFSILNTLGTTHRKMKDYASALNYFTYLEENYYYQLSPEQHYLLFMNKGNVYAVQKNYAKAEELFNRAYREALQIDSPDKLALITYNLGALYYRQRKLGEAERCIDQSLEAYIIISDQVYIERCYRVLGAINFDQKNYPEAEKNYLKALDIAKNIDHKKSILGNYKNLYLIYWRRGIETNQFSDLDNALYYMESYRLMNDSLYKVETAEKVLELEKEYETEKKNAHITLLKKENELKEDEIVLQRTQRNYLLIVMLLVTGILGIFIYFYYYNRRINKLLQLQGKRILNQRNKISKQNKKLESSINTQNKLFSIIAHDLRSPLVSISNVSKLIGFYLDDKRYDELEEVAQMMEQKNEQVLDLTDNLLSWAKSKTEGLNPIFEPIRFSEVLEDCMDLYQPIAKTKEIRLSHTDKNGLILWADRNMLRTVCRNLINNAIKFTPRGGSITVDYSKKKKFVVLFVQDSGVGIPEEKIASLFEIERAKSTPGTEGEKSSGLGLTVCKEFVDAMNGKIWAESEVGNGSCFCIKLSLYNPEVHQATYKTSSSSSPSVNLSISSN from the coding sequence ATGCTCAAGCGAAGGTTGCTTTTTCTTGTAATATTATGCGTGCCTTTTTGTTGGAAAACAAAAGCTGAAGAATTCTCCAGAGCTGATTCTGTTGAACTGACAAGCGAATTCAATCTACTTGAAAAACTTCTGACTCGAAATTTAGATAGTGTTGTCATAATCAGCAATGAAATCATACAAGAAACTGCTGTGCAAGATTCACTTCCTTTATTATTGGAAGCAATGATATACCAAGGAAAGGCTTATTATAATTTAGGACGAAAAGATACTTCTTATACTATTCTAAGCCGAGTTTTAGAGCAAGCTCAAACAACAGGAAATCGATTGATTGAAATTAAAACCCGCACTCAAATAGCTTCAAATCTCCAGGATGATTACCAATTCGAAAAAGCGATTAAACATCTGATAGGTGCAGAAAGATTATTAAAAAATTCTGATCTTATTGATTTACGTTTTAGTATCTTAAATACACTTGGAACCACTCATCGAAAGATGAAAGATTATGCAAGTGCACTAAACTACTTTACTTATTTAGAAGAAAACTATTATTATCAGTTAAGTCCGGAACAGCACTATTTACTGTTTATGAATAAAGGAAACGTTTATGCTGTTCAGAAGAATTATGCAAAAGCAGAAGAACTTTTTAACAGAGCGTATCGCGAGGCTCTACAAATAGATAGTCCTGATAAGCTCGCATTAATAACCTATAATTTAGGCGCATTATATTACCGTCAGAGGAAACTTGGAGAAGCAGAAAGGTGCATTGATCAGTCACTGGAGGCTTATATTATTATTAGTGATCAAGTTTATATAGAACGCTGCTATCGTGTTCTTGGTGCTATCAACTTTGATCAGAAGAATTATCCCGAAGCGGAAAAAAACTATTTAAAAGCGTTGGATATTGCGAAGAATATTGATCATAAAAAATCAATTTTGGGCAATTATAAAAATTTGTATTTAATTTATTGGAGAAGAGGAATTGAAACCAATCAATTCTCAGATCTGGACAATGCGCTTTATTATATGGAGAGTTATCGTTTAATGAACGATAGTCTTTATAAAGTTGAAACAGCCGAAAAAGTACTGGAGCTCGAGAAGGAATACGAAACAGAGAAAAAGAATGCTCATATCACTTTGCTGAAAAAAGAAAATGAACTGAAGGAAGATGAAATTGTATTGCAACGCACCCAGCGTAATTACTTGTTGATTGTTATGTTGTTGGTGACCGGGATCTTGGGGATCTTCATTTATTTCTATTATTACAATCGAAGAATTAATAAGCTTCTGCAACTACAGGGGAAGCGCATTTTGAATCAACGAAATAAAATTTCGAAGCAAAATAAAAAGCTCGAAAGCTCGATAAACACACAAAACAAGCTTTTTAGTATTATTGCCCATGATTTGCGTAGCCCGCTGGTTTCTATCTCGAATGTTTCGAAGCTGATTGGCTTTTACTTAGATGATAAACGGTATGATGAACTTGAAGAAGTTGCGCAAATGATGGAGCAAAAAAATGAGCAGGTACTGGATTTGACTGATAACCTGCTAAGCTGGGCAAAAAGTAAAACGGAAGGGCTCAACCCAATTTTTGAACCGATTCGTTTTAGCGAAGTTTTGGAAGATTGTATGGACCTTTATCAGCCCATTGCAAAGACCAAAGAAATTCGTCTTAGTCATACCGATAAGAACGGGTTGATCCTATGGGCTGATCGAAATATGTTGAGAACCGTTTGCCGAAACTTGATTAATAATGCCATTAAGTTTACACCACGGGGAGGATCGATCACTGTTGATTATTCAAAAAAGAAAAAGTTTGTAGTGCTTTTTGTGCAGGATTCAGGAGTTGGGATTCCGGAAGAAAAAATAGCTTCGTTGTTTGAAATTGAGCGTGCAAAATCTACTCCGGGTACCGAAGGCGAAAAAAGTTCGGGATTGGGACTGACGGTTTGCAAGGAATTTGTTGATGCTATGAATGGCAAAATATGGGCCGAAAGTGAAGTCGGAAATGGTAGCTGTTTTTGTATTAAGCTTTCATTATATAATCCAGAGGTTCATCAAGCAACCTATAAAACATCATCATCTTCTTCTCCTTCTGTAAATCTTAGTATATCTTCAAATTAA
- the dacB gene encoding D-alanyl-D-alanine carboxypeptidase/D-alanyl-D-alanine-endopeptidase yields the protein MEVELQKCSMQKLIHYLVIILSLSFPAAGTAQGQDWSLKDDITLWKNNDYLKHAGIGIYLKNAETGEVLAETDPQLSLTPGSTLKLLTTATALEMLGANYRFETKLCLTGEVKNDTLYGNLVILGGADPALGSKYFKEHYFKKHFLDEWTSAVKKQNIKHVTGNLITDATIFEEQMIPNTWIWEDLGNYYGAGASGLSVYDNMYQIHFSSPAVAGELTTLKYTKPFIPDLKFINQVKSSTINRDQAYVFGAPMINQRTIRGTIPKGRKDFFIKASVPNPPYLLAWDFKNRLSEAQITIGGLIESQQSNLKDSSTHLITKTTSPPLIDIIRVTNHESVNLFAEHLLKYLAYMIHGQGSTKKGIDVITDFWEKRGINMDGLFMADGSGLSHFNCLTAKQMVQIMYYMKTQSPEGENWFSSLPYVPNGTLYYFNPINFPSKTLRAKSGSITRVRCYAGELITHHKQPILFAIFLNNFNCKQSQAIKLIEDLLVTISKN from the coding sequence ATGGAAGTCGAACTTCAGAAATGCTCCATGCAAAAGCTAATACACTATTTGGTCATCATATTAAGTTTGAGTTTTCCTGCAGCAGGCACTGCTCAGGGACAAGATTGGTCATTGAAAGATGATATAACGCTTTGGAAAAACAATGACTACCTGAAGCATGCCGGAATTGGCATTTACCTTAAAAACGCTGAAACCGGAGAAGTTTTAGCCGAAACCGATCCTCAACTGAGCCTTACTCCCGGATCAACTTTAAAACTATTAACAACGGCAACAGCACTAGAAATGCTGGGAGCTAATTACCGGTTTGAAACAAAACTCTGCTTAACCGGTGAAGTAAAGAATGACACTTTATATGGAAACTTGGTCATTTTAGGTGGTGCCGACCCGGCTTTGGGATCAAAATATTTTAAAGAGCATTACTTCAAAAAACACTTTTTGGATGAATGGACTTCGGCCGTGAAAAAGCAAAATATTAAACATGTAACCGGCAACTTAATAACCGATGCGACTATTTTTGAAGAACAGATGATTCCGAACACCTGGATTTGGGAAGATCTCGGGAATTACTATGGTGCCGGAGCGAGCGGACTTTCAGTGTATGATAATATGTATCAAATCCATTTTTCATCACCAGCCGTGGCCGGAGAACTAACAACATTAAAATATACCAAACCCTTCATCCCCGATTTGAAATTCATCAACCAAGTCAAATCATCAACGATCAATCGCGATCAGGCTTATGTATTTGGAGCTCCAATGATTAACCAGCGAACAATCCGCGGAACCATTCCCAAAGGACGTAAAGACTTTTTTATAAAAGCCTCGGTTCCAAACCCACCCTATTTGCTGGCTTGGGATTTTAAGAACCGATTATCAGAGGCACAAATAACAATTGGCGGTTTAATTGAAAGTCAGCAAAGCAATTTGAAAGACTCATCAACTCACCTGATTACTAAAACAACATCGCCTCCATTGATCGACATCATCCGGGTAACCAATCACGAAAGTGTAAATTTATTTGCCGAACACCTGCTGAAATATTTAGCGTATATGATCCACGGGCAAGGTTCAACAAAAAAAGGAATTGATGTCATAACTGACTTTTGGGAAAAACGAGGCATCAATATGGATGGCCTGTTTATGGCTGATGGAAGTGGCTTATCGCATTTCAACTGCCTAACTGCCAAACAAATGGTTCAAATCATGTATTACATGAAGACCCAAAGCCCCGAAGGTGAAAACTGGTTCAGCTCCCTTCCCTATGTTCCCAACGGAACGCTTTATTACTTCAACCCAATAAATTTTCCCAGCAAAACGCTGCGAGCTAAAAGTGGCAGCATAACCCGAGTCAGGTGTTATGCAGGAGAATTGATTACCCATCATAAACAGCCGATTCTATTCGCCATCTTTCTAAACAATTTCAATTGTAAACAGTCACAAGCCATCAAACTCATTGAAGATTTATTGGTGACCATTTCGAAAAACTAG
- the eno gene encoding phosphopyruvate hydratase: protein MMLINNVVGREILDSRGNPTVEVEITLECGAIGLAAVPSGASTGENEALELRDGDKGRYLGKGVLKAVENVNNAIAKEIIGMDASNQVALDSKLLELDGTKTKSKLGANAMLGVSLAVAKAAANALDLPLYRYIGGANAKTLPVPMMNIINGGSHSDAPIAFQEFMIRPIGAPSFREGLRMGAEVFHSLKKVLSKRNLSTAVGDEGGFAPALDGTEDALNSIIEAIKNAGYKPGRAEDGGDVSIALDCAASEFFSDGVYDYSKFEGKDGAKRNSEEQAAYLAELVAKFPIDSIEDGMDEGDWDGWVALNAELGDKCQLVGDDLFVTNVEYLQKGIELGAANSILIKVNQIGTLTETLDAIEMAHRAGYTSVTSHRSGETEDSTIADIAVATNSGQIKTGSLSRSDRMAKYNQLLRIEEQLGTAAIYGYKKVYKK from the coding sequence ATCATGTTAATTAATAACGTCGTTGGTAGAGAAATTTTAGATTCTCGCGGTAATCCTACAGTGGAAGTTGAAATCACTTTGGAATGTGGAGCTATTGGTTTGGCTGCTGTTCCTTCTGGTGCTTCAACAGGTGAAAATGAAGCTCTTGAATTGCGTGATGGCGATAAAGGCCGTTACTTGGGAAAAGGAGTTTTAAAAGCTGTAGAGAACGTAAACAACGCAATCGCCAAAGAAATTATTGGTATGGATGCTTCTAACCAAGTTGCTCTTGATAGCAAGTTGTTGGAGCTTGACGGTACCAAAACAAAATCAAAATTAGGTGCTAACGCGATGTTGGGTGTTTCTTTAGCTGTTGCCAAAGCTGCTGCTAATGCACTTGACCTTCCATTATATCGTTACATCGGTGGAGCAAATGCAAAAACATTGCCTGTTCCAATGATGAACATCATCAACGGAGGATCTCACTCTGATGCTCCTATCGCTTTTCAGGAATTCATGATTCGCCCAATTGGTGCTCCTTCTTTCCGCGAAGGATTGCGTATGGGTGCTGAGGTTTTCCACAGCTTGAAAAAAGTATTGTCAAAACGTAACTTGAGTACTGCTGTTGGTGACGAAGGTGGTTTTGCTCCAGCTTTGGATGGAACTGAAGATGCCTTGAACTCAATCATCGAAGCTATTAAGAACGCCGGTTACAAACCAGGACGTGCAGAAGATGGTGGTGATGTTTCTATCGCACTAGACTGTGCTGCTTCTGAATTTTTCAGCGACGGCGTTTATGACTATAGCAAATTCGAAGGAAAAGACGGTGCAAAACGTAATTCTGAAGAACAAGCTGCTTACTTGGCTGAATTGGTTGCTAAATTCCCGATCGATTCAATCGAAGACGGAATGGACGAAGGCGACTGGGACGGTTGGGTTGCTTTGAACGCTGAATTAGGCGACAAATGCCAATTGGTTGGTGACGACTTGTTCGTAACTAACGTTGAATACCTGCAAAAAGGTATCGAACTGGGAGCTGCTAACTCAATCCTGATTAAAGTAAATCAAATTGGTACTTTAACTGAAACATTGGATGCTATTGAAATGGCACACCGTGCAGGTTATACTTCAGTAACTTCTCACCGCTCAGGTGAAACTGAAGACTCTACGATTGCTGACATTGCTGTAGCGACTAATTCCGGACAAATCAAAACAGGTTCATTGAGCCGTTCAGATCGTATGGCGAAATACAACCAACTGCTTCGTATTGAAGAGCAATTGGGTACTGCTGCTATCTACGGATACAAAAAAGTATACAAGAAGTAG
- a CDS encoding PhoH family protein — translation MFEKQIYLEGVDPLEFYGVNNTKIDLIKTYFPKLNIVSRGNQLIIQGDEKENEAFENKFQRLLDHYHQFNVLSVDTIKQVMNNDLNQIETGIDREVLLHGNSGKPIRAKTPNQRVLVEESKTSDLVFAIGPAGTGKTYTAIALAVRALKNREIKRIILSRPAVEAGERLGFLPGDLKEKIDPYLQPLYDALQDMIPAKKLEEFMKDGIIQIAPLAFMRGRTLSDAYVILDEAQNTTLNQLKMFLTRMGMNAKFIITGDETQIDLPSVHQSGLVQAKKILRNIKDISFVQFDTRDIVRHRLVRNIVNAYDQHYQKELARKEEFKKDKNNSK, via the coding sequence ATGTTCGAAAAACAAATATATCTTGAAGGCGTTGATCCTCTGGAGTTTTACGGGGTAAACAACACAAAAATTGATCTGATCAAAACGTATTTCCCAAAACTGAATATTGTCAGCCGCGGTAATCAATTAATCATTCAAGGCGATGAGAAAGAAAATGAGGCTTTTGAAAACAAGTTTCAGCGACTACTCGATCACTATCATCAGTTTAATGTGCTGAGCGTTGACACCATTAAACAGGTCATGAATAATGATCTGAACCAGATTGAGACCGGAATTGATAGAGAAGTTTTACTTCATGGTAATAGTGGGAAACCCATTCGGGCAAAAACACCGAACCAACGCGTGTTGGTAGAAGAAAGCAAAACATCGGACCTGGTTTTTGCCATTGGCCCTGCCGGAACGGGGAAAACCTACACTGCAATTGCATTGGCCGTTCGCGCACTTAAAAATCGTGAAATAAAGCGGATTATTCTGAGTCGCCCTGCTGTGGAAGCCGGCGAACGTTTAGGTTTTTTACCCGGTGATTTAAAGGAAAAAATCGATCCGTATTTACAACCCTTGTACGATGCTTTGCAAGACATGATTCCGGCAAAAAAGCTGGAGGAATTCATGAAAGACGGCATCATCCAAATTGCTCCACTGGCCTTTATGCGTGGTCGCACGTTGAGCGATGCCTATGTAATTTTAGATGAAGCTCAAAACACCACCCTCAACCAGCTGAAGATGTTCTTAACCCGAATGGGGATGAATGCAAAATTCATTATCACCGGCGACGAAACACAAATTGATTTGCCATCGGTTCATCAATCAGGTCTGGTTCAGGCAAAAAAAATACTGCGGAATATTAAAGATATTTCTTTTGTACAATTTGACACCCGTGATATTGTCCGACACCGATTGGTGCGCAACATTGTCAATGCCTACGACCAGCATTATCAAAAAGAACTAGCAAGAAAAGAAGAATTCAAAAAAGATAAAAACAACAGCAAATGA